A single Paratractidigestivibacter faecalis DNA region contains:
- a CDS encoding type II secretion system F family protein yields the protein MEVFALMAAAASAGIAAALALGEAPRLGGAIVLAGRALPPRGLAALVRLGPTPVVQAASLLPGWGWAARRVRAFAARAGVTLGEDQAQALLLLAVAACGMFSALLFWSIVAGVAAMLGVALALGAWGARARSVRSRELAQEMPAVFRTLSVAMGSGQTLAQAVEYVGTHERGPAAEPFGRLSLRLRCGLGTEEALGLLAAELEAPGVELLATALVVSHRTGSPLRELLTRSARLVERQGEFQRLLAVKTAQVRLSVRIVCALPLALVLLLALISPDFQRGLLTPAGLASVLIALAMDAAALLIIRKLMRGVV from the coding sequence ATGGAGGTCTTCGCTCTGATGGCCGCGGCGGCTTCTGCCGGAATCGCTGCGGCGCTAGCCCTGGGGGAGGCTCCGCGCCTGGGCGGCGCCATCGTCCTGGCCGGCAGGGCGCTGCCGCCCAGGGGGTTGGCGGCACTTGTCCGCCTGGGGCCAACCCCGGTCGTCCAGGCAGCGTCGCTCCTGCCTGGGTGGGGTTGGGCGGCGAGAAGGGTCAGGGCCTTCGCTGCCCGCGCCGGGGTCACGCTCGGCGAGGACCAGGCTCAGGCGCTCCTGCTGCTGGCCGTGGCTGCCTGCGGGATGTTCTCGGCGCTACTGTTTTGGTCGATCGTCGCAGGTGTTGCGGCAATGCTGGGCGTGGCGTTGGCGCTTGGGGCATGGGGGGCGCGCGCGAGGTCGGTTCGGTCGAGGGAGCTTGCGCAGGAGATGCCCGCCGTCTTCAGGACGCTTTCGGTTGCCATGGGCTCGGGCCAGACGCTTGCGCAGGCGGTCGAGTACGTGGGGACCCACGAGCGAGGCCCGGCCGCGGAGCCGTTCGGAAGGCTCTCGCTGAGGCTCAGGTGCGGCCTGGGGACCGAGGAGGCCCTGGGGCTTTTGGCGGCCGAGCTCGAGGCCCCTGGCGTCGAGCTGCTCGCGACCGCCCTGGTCGTCTCGCACAGGACGGGTAGCCCGCTCAGGGAGCTGCTCACGAGGTCGGCCCGCCTGGTTGAGAGGCAGGGGGAGTTCCAGAGGCTGCTTGCGGTGAAGACCGCCCAGGTGAGGCTGTCTGTGCGCATCGTCTGTGCCCTTCCGCTCGCCCTCGTCCTTCTCCTTGCGCTCATATCGCCTGACTTTCAGAGGGGGCTTCTGACGCCCGCCGGGTTGGCAAGCGTCCTCATT